One region of Vidua chalybeata isolate OUT-0048 chromosome 26, bVidCha1 merged haplotype, whole genome shotgun sequence genomic DNA includes:
- the SGCA gene encoding alpha-sarcoglycan → MEGPELLRLWVLAALALGVSLATVPDHHVLPDLRVSAETGAIFVHELEREPFLEAFSGSEDDDAPVTFRAHLRGRPDLPRWLRFAQRGPGQPGFLYGCPLAPELGTHSVQVLAYNRHTFATASQRLLISVTPAPGGDAPFQAEFLVGNRDVEELLPEAAREMFLQASAGLWERGDLHVINVTSALDRGGRVPLPIEGRREGVYVQVGSHSPFSPCLASAVSPQSRSRCHRGQRPLASCYDTFAPHFSIRWCNLTLLQVGPSPTTPGPVWGSGVLEEGGGFEPPTEVAPRELLPAFLVTLLVPLAVAALLCLLLGHLMCCRREGVEKRDLQTSDIQLVHHSSILGDTRELRLMAGSRDVPRPLSTLPMFNVRTGQRTNPMASARHGARAPLLPH, encoded by the exons ATGGAGGGCCCCGAGCTGCTCCggctctgggtgctggcag CCCTGgccctgggggtgtccctggccaCCGTCCCCGACCACCACGTCCTCCCCGACCTCCGCGTCTCCGCCGAGACCGGAGCCATCTTCGTCCACGAGCTGGAGCGGGAGCCGTTCCTGGAGGCCTTCAGCGGCAGCGAGGATGATGATG cccccgtGACCTTCCGTGCCCACCTGCGGGGCCGCCCGGACCTGCCGCGGTGGCTGCGCTTCGCCCAGCGGGGCCCCGGCCAGCCCGGCTTCCTGTACGGTTGCCCGCTGGCCCCCGAGCTGGGCACCCACAGCGTCCAG gTGCTGGCCTACAACCGTCACACCTTCGCCACCGCGTCCCAGCGCCTGCTCATCAGCGTCACCCCCGCCCCAG GTGGGGACGCGCCCTTCCAGGCCGAGTTCCTGGTGGGGAACAGGGAcgtggaggagctgctgcccgaGGCGGCGCGGGAGATGTTCCTGCAGGCCTCGGCCGGGCTCTGGGAGCGCGGGGACCTGCACGTCATCAATGTCACCTCCGCCCTGGACCGCGGCGGCCGCGTCCCGCTGCCCATCGAGGGCCGCAGGGAGGG GGTGTACGTCCAGGTGggctcccacagccccttcTCGCCGTGCCTGGCGTCGGCCGTGTCCCCGCAGAGCCGCTCCCGCTGTCACCGCGGCCAGCGTCCCCTCGCCTCCTGCTACGACACCTTCGCCCCCCACTTCTCCATCCGCTGGTGCAACCTCACCCTG ctgcaggtcGGGCCCAGCCCCACCACGCCGGGGCCGGTGTGGGGGTCCggggtgctggaggagggggGCGGTTTCGAGCCGCCCACCGAGGTCGCCCCCCGGGAGCTGCTGCCCGCCTTCCTGGTGACGCTGCTGGTGCCGCTGGCGGTGGCCGcgctgctgtgcctgctcctgGGCCACCTCATGTGCTGCCGCAGGGAGGGAGT GGAAAAACGGGACTTGCAGACGTCTGA cATCCAGCTGGTCCATCACAGCTCCATCCTCGGGGACACCCGCGAGCTGCGGCTCATGGCCGGCAGCCGGGACGTGCCCCGGCCGCTCTCCACGCTGCCCATGTTCAACGTCCGCACGGGCCAGCGCACCAACCCCATGGCCAGCGCTCGCCACGGGGCCCGCGCCCCGCTGCTCCCGCACTGA